One window of the Babesia bovis T2Bo chromosome 2, whole genome shotgun sequence genome contains the following:
- a CDS encoding Sec23/Sec24 trunk domain family protein: protein MDFTELEAATGLRFSWNIWPCSSEEQAKAEVPVGCLYTPLKQENPESTSKIPLVEYSPLRCRHSGVFLNPMCHIDFRAKTWTCPITMQRNPLPQSYAEHISPDNLPSELVNLTMEYVIPSTVTGGTFLPTFIFVVDTCISEEELDQLKDSLQQVISMLPQDVQVGLITYGSVVKLHDLRESDIPMCQVLKGAHHHDAEYLKKTINLAQQQNRYIQPLSQCEFTLNTFIERLSPDPWPVAQNSRPSRCTGSALSVAVAVMEVVCPNRGARAMLFTGGACTFGPGKIVDLSLAQSIRHHLDLQKEHHNARFVKDALSFYSTVANRCASNCHAIDIFACALDQSGLYEMKVCCDKTGGHMVMSDSFSMNVFKDSLKNVFSLDANGHLKHGYCAKVEVFCTKELKVSGVMGGCSSTNKKGPNVSDKVIGEGGTTEWNVGVIDPKSTLAFYFDVTDGSSSAASVITNAISSLGGGSKDKSRQSENAGKSAFIQFQTTYIHSNGQKRLRVTSFSCKYAQPSLADLARGFDQETAAVLMARYAFYKSETEDSMSVLRWLDKSLINLISKFADYQKNDAHTFRLASEFSIYPQFMYHLRRSHFLQTFNASPDETAFYRTVFMRENVINSLIMIQPALLEYSFENPTPHPVLLDAVSLKQNVILMLDSFFHVIIWYGDMIHQWREQGFQEKPEYAHFKELLQAPATDANHILSERFPTPKFILCNQGGSQARFLLAKVNPSQTHKSGLNDYSDDAQVVNTDDVSLKTFMEHLVMLVVQS from the exons ATGGATTTCACAGAACTGGAAGCCGCAACCGGCCTTAGGTTCAGCTGGAATATATGGCCATGCTCAAGTGAAGAACAGGCAAAAGCAGAAGTACCAGTAGGATGCCTCTACACACCACTTAAACAAGAAAACCCAGAAAGCACTAGCAAAATACCACTGGTGGAATACTCACCATTAAGATGCAGACACAGTGGAGTCTTCCTAAATCCAATGTGCCATATAGATTTCAGAGCAAAAACATGGACGTGCCCAATCACAATGCAACGAAATCCACTGCCACAGTCATATGCCGAACACATATCGCCAGATAACCTACCATCAGAGCTGGTGAACCTTACCATGGAATATGTCATACCATCAACAGTGACTGGAGGAACATTCCTACCGACGTTCATATTCGTAGTAGATACCTGCATAAGTGAAGAGGAATTGGACCAACTCAAGGACTCACTGCAACAG GTTATCAGTATGCTGCCGCAGGATGTACAAGTAGGATTGATTACATACGGATCAGTAGTGAAACTACACGATCTCAGAGAGTCTGACATACCAATGTGCCAGGTACTTAAAGGAGCACACCATCATGATGCAGAATACCTCAAAAAAACAATCAACCTTGCACAGCAacaaaatagatatatacaaccgCTATCACAATGCGAGTTTACCCTCAACACCTTTATCGAACGGTTGTCGCCAGATCCTTGGCCAGTAGCGCAAAACTCAAGACCAAGCAGATGTACAGGTTCAGCACTCAGTGTAGCAGTAGCTGTCATGGAAGTAGTATGCCCAAACAGAGGAGCAAGAGCCATGCTGTTCACAGGAGGTGCCTGTACATTCGGACCAGGAAAAATAGTGGATCTATCCTTGGCACAGTCTATTAGACACCACCTAGACCTACAGAAGGAGCATCATAACGCAAGATTCGTTAAGGATGCACTGAGTTTCTACAGTACAGTGGCTAACAGATGTGCCAGCAACTGCCACgcaattgatatatttgcatGCGCACTGGACCAATCAGGACTGTATGAAATGAAAGTATGTTGTGATAAAACGGGAGGTCACATGGTCATGAGTGATTCATTCTCTATGAACGTATTTAAAGATTCACTCAAGAATGTATTCAGCCTAGATGCTAACGGACACCTAAAACACGGATACTGCGCTAAAGTGGAAGTGTTCTGCACAAAAGAATTGAAAGTAAGCGGTGTTATGGGCGGATGTAGCAGTACAAACAAAAAAGGACCAAACGTGTCAGATAAGGTCATCGGAGAAGGGGGAACCACAGAATGGAATGTAGGTGTAATAGACCCAAAATCAACATTGGCATTCTATTTCGATGTGACAGACGGAAGCAGCTCTGCAGCGTCAGTCATCACCAACGCTATAAGCTCACTAGGAGGAGGATCGAAAGATAAATCAAGACAATCAGAAAATGCAGGGAAATCTGCATTCATACAGTTCCAAactacatatatacactcaAACGGACAAAAGAGACTCAGGGTTACATCGTTCAGCTGTAAATACGCACAGCCAAGCCTGGCAGACCTGGCACGCGGATTCGACCAGGAAACCGCAGCAGTACTCATGGCAAGATATGCATTCTATAAAAGCGAAACCGAAGATTCAATGTCAGTGCTCCGCTGGTTGGACAAGAGCTTGATTAACCTGATCTCCAAATTCGCAGACTACCAAAAGAATGATGCGCATACATTCAGATTGGCTAGCGAATTCTCAATATACCCACAGTTCATGTACCACCTCAGGAGGTCACACTTCCTACAAACGTTCAACGCAAGCCCGGATGAAACGGCATTCTACAGGACAGTATTCATGAGAGAAAATGTAATCAACAGCCTAATCATGATACAACCCGCACTGCTGGAATACTCATTCGAGAATCCAACGCCACACCCTGTCTTACTAGATGCAGTGTCACTCAAGCAAAATGTTATACTGATGCTGGATTCGTTCTTCCACGTCATCATATGGTACGGTGATATGATACACCAATGGCGTGAACAAGGATTCCAAGAAAAGCCTGAATACGCACATTTCAAGGAATTGCTACAGGCACCGGCCACCGATGCAAACCATATACTAAGCGAAAGGTTCCCTACACCCAAGTTTATATTGTGTAACCAAGGTGGAAGCCAAGCAAGATTCCTACTGGCAAAGGTTAACCCATCACAAACACACAAGTCAGGACTCAACGACTACTCTGATGATGCACAAGTGGTCAATACCGATGATGTGTCACTAAAGACATTCATGGAACACCTGGTCATGCTAGTTGTACAGTCCTAG
- a CDS encoding putative small nuclear ribonucleoprotein G has protein sequence MAGGSIGGPDLRRYMEKRLDVHLTGSRHVVGVLRGYDTFMNVVLDNALQIEGDEQTRLGMVVIRGNAIVYWECLDKVHTR, from the exons ATGGCTGGAGGTTCCATTGGAGGCCCGGACTTGCGCCGGTACATGGAAAAACGACTAGACG TACATCTAACCGGATCTAGGCACGTTGTAGGAGTTCTCAGAGGATACGATACATTCATGAACGTAGTACTGGACAACGCGCTACAAATAGAAGGCGATGAACAGACAAGATTAGGAATGGTAGTTATACGTGGAAATGCAATCGTATACTGGGAATGTCTCGACAAAGTACATACACGTTAA
- a CDS encoding putative integral membrane protein: MDADIAEGAVTTSGDVAEGFLESDSYRFLFIICFITGVALSVALVVYSICWKATNNPGGYSHISKPSLSTLILLCYTGLYILGYYCHYLKTTFSNCQRWFFGCGFGMVLFSWMSLIAAYTVENSHLFGFESDDGKKIMPTVITIILQLFQLIALVGFIVCATKQHCFGKCITTPRIVFYAVGILTALWLLGCFGAYTIKLLLKLSSSGTGGKSPIEPLMEITIAIKDLMPINFIILIALSISAYQINLCCVPWSECDLVFIMMTGITLGLLLTLIISAHDSKTNDHNIRYTLACLVNIATILLLVLIHFKEPLSQYWAKDRLACGILSLLCMLTWLGVAGFNDNEISGKPWFYCLVVYGLITFVGALYYGFRSGLVKDSMTSTKKWFTKKCDSKKLQGSEKAPGGAAETVENTDSTVGEAPEAPGANASTDDNAST; this comes from the coding sequence ATGGATGCTGACATTGCGGAGGGGGCAGTTACCACTAGTGGTGATGTGGCTGAGGGATTCCTGGAATCAGATTCTTATCGATTTTTGTTTATCATATGTTTTATCACAGGAGTGGCATTATCTGTTGCACTAGTGGTATATTCGATATGCTGGAAGGCAACGAATAACCCCGGAGGATATTCCCATATCTCTAAACCTTCTTTGAGCACTCTTATTCTACTCTGCTACACTGGATTATACATATTAGGATATTATTGTCATTACCTCAAAACCACGTTCAGCAACTGCCAGCGTTGGTTCTTTGGTTGTGGATTTGGGATGGTCCTTTTCTCTTGGATGAGTTTAATTGCTGCTTATACCGTTGAGAATTCTCATTTATTTGGGTTTGAATCAGATGATGGAAAAAAGATAATGCCAACTGTTATCACAATTATATTGCAATTATTTCAGCTGATCGCTTTAGTCGGGTTCATTGTATGCGCCACCAAACAACATTGTTTCGGGAAGTGTATTACTACGCCTAGGATCGTGTTCTATGCTGTAGGAATACTGACTGCTTTGTGGCTATTAGGTTGTTTCGGTGCATATACCATAAAGCTTTTATTAAAACTTTCGTCCTCTGGGACAGGAGGTAAATCGCCTATCGAACCGCTAATGGAGATTACGATCGCAATAAAAGATCTAATGCCGATAAATTTCATTATTCTCATTGCCCTCTCTATCAGTGCTTATCAGATAAACCTCTGCTGTGTACCTTGGTCCGAGTGTGACTTAGTATTCATCATGATGACTGGCATTACCCTAGGGCTGTTGCTCACCCTGATTATTTCTGCTCATGACAGTAAAACCAACGATCATAATATTAGATACACTTTGGCATGTCTGGTAAATATAGCTACTATACTACTCCTGGTGTTAATCCACTTCAAGGAACCACTGTCACAGTATTGGGCCAAGGACCGATTGGCTTGTGGAATACTGAGCTTGTTGTGTATGTTGACCTGGTTGGGTGTGGCAGGCTTTAATGACAATGAGATCTCAGGGAAGCCATGGTTCTACTGCCTAGTCGTGTACGGTTTGATTACATTTGTTGGTGCTCTATACTATGGCTTCCGTAGTGGGCTGGTCAAGGATTCAATGACTTCTACTAAAAAGTGGTTCACTAAGAAGTGTGATTCCAAAAAGCTCCAGGGGTCTGAGAAGGCTCCTGGAGGGGCTGCAGAAACCGTTGAAAACACAGACAGTACCGTTGGTGAGGCACCAGAGGCTCCTGGTGCCAACGCATCCACGGACGACAATGCCTCTACATAA
- a CDS encoding calcium-dependent protein kinase family protein has translation MGNCCSHGSVIPKEHRQHQSNRGVDRKGDDDAISPSKLHHIPKICDAFVCRLGRLVKIINLPSNKTNNDIESDHKGQSLENNDWEAEQLNSCVDHESLTEESNDSIYENNRIHVNPGLRDMMLTRDLWRSRIVTWTNITENYSVISDAIGVGVGGSVHQAVDKKSHRTFALKTLKTDFKFRKRLISTYNEIAIYTQLDHPNIAFLHEVYEEPGSCHLLMEHCNGGELYDRLEKYKRFAEGYAKSVTVQMLLAINYLHNNGICHRDLKLENWVFATQDMGALLKMIDFGFSRLYEDGVPMAGTHGTVYYVDPEVIDGSYSEKCDVWSTGVIVYMLLSGSPPFNGEGDKEILWKIKKGQLRFEGVRWVKITDEAKDFITYLLNRDSSKRASAIEALKHPWLNEELQRFDDTVLTKEIVDHIIEFSNKPAFYRALLALCVMETDRKIHPNAYRLFFAINKSLSGTISLEEFAEAVRRFRTIDDEDIDRIFDTIAFRGTPTMHYTEFVTSVYGYYSDIDLQAVTRIYHKMESLGNGRFDVTALRACMGKEFNSVPIETMIAEVDINNNGVIELAELQKCLLSVH, from the coding sequence ATGGGAAATTGCTGCTCACATGGCAGTGTTATCCCGAAAGAGCATAGACAACACCAAAGTAACAGAGGTGTTGATAGGAAAGGGGATGATGATGCTATATCTCCTAGTAAATTACATCACATACCGAAAATATGCGATGCATTCGTTTGTCGTTTAGGACGCTTAGTCAAGATTATCAATCTACCATctaataaaacaaataatGACATAGAATCGGATCATAAAGGCCAATCATTAGAGAACAATGATTGGGAAGCAGAACAATTGAATAGTTGTGTTGACCATGAGTCTCTAACAGAGGAATCTAATGACAGTATATACGAAAACAATAGGATCCATGTAAACCCTGGACTACGAGATATGATGTTAACCAGAGACCTTTGGCGATCTAGGATAGTCACATGGACAAATATAACAGAGAATTATAGTGTCATATCGGATGCAATTGGTGTTGGAGTGGGTGGGTCAGTGCATCAAGCTGTTGATAAAAAGTCACACCGAACATTTGCATTAAAAACACTCAAGACAGATTTTAAATTCAGGAAAAGATTGATCAGTACATATAATGAAATCGCAATATACACGCAACTAGACCACCCAAATATAGCATTCTTACACGAAGTATATGAAGAACCGGGGTCGTGCCATCTACTCATGGAGCATTGCAATGGTGGAGAATTATACGATCGACTGGAAAAGTATAAACGATTTGCCGAAGGATATGCTAAATCAGTAACCGTACAGATGTTGTTGGCCATTAACTACCTGCATAACAACGGCATATGCCACAGAGACCTAAAGTTGGAAAACTGGGTTTTTGCCACGCAAGACATGGGAGCATTACTAAAAATGATTGATTTTGGATTCTCAAGACTCTATGAAGATGGAGTGCCAATGGCAGGAACACATGGGACTGTTTATTATGTAGATCCAGAAGTAATAGATGGCTCCTATAGCGAAAAGTGTGATGTATGGAGTACAGGTGTTATCGTTTATATGTTGCTTTCAGGATCACCACCGTTCAATGGAGAAGGTGACAAGGAAATATTATGGAAGATAAAGAAAGGACAACTCCGATTTGAAGGGGTCAGATGGGTGAAAATAACAGATGAAGCAAAAGATTTCATAACATACCTGCTAAACAGAGACAGTTCAAAACGTGCTTCTGCTATAGAAGCGCTGAAACATCCGTGGCTAAATGAAGAGTTGCAGAGATTCGATGATACGGTCCTGACAAAAGAGATCGTTGACCATATAATTGAGTTCAGTAACAAACCAGCATTCTACAGAGCGTTGCTGGCATTATGTGTCATGGAGACTGATAGGAAAATACACCCTAACGCATATCGACTCTTCTTTGCCATAAATAAGTCACTCAGTGGCACCATTTCACTAGAGGAGTTTGCCGAAGCAGTGCGACGGTTCAGGACTATCGATGACGAAGACATAGACAGAATATTTGACACTATCGCTTTCAGAGGAACACCTACCATGCATTATACTGAATTTGTCACCTCAGTATACGGATATTATTCGGATATAGATTTACAAGCGGTAACAAGGATATACCACAAAATGGAATCCTTGGGAAATGGACGTTTCGATGTTACAGCTTTAAGAGCCTGTATGGGAAAGGAATTTAACTCTGTGCCAATAGAAACAATGATTGCAGAAGTAGATATCAACAATAATGGCGTTATAGAACTTGCGGAACTACAAAAGTGCCTTTTAAGCGTACATTAG
- a CDS encoding Rab-GTPase-TBC domain family protein, producing MNKMVHMTELCCNGSEAGNKSSSTSADNQNRDTDTSQQDESSSIFSIFDIFGFGKKPLVAHPATYNMVPTMPQCHCARIKLKPVTVTTPPTNKGESQSVVKRVKVEKCARFNYWWLKCCQSAMLRKPGVYWNLVEYLDEKVTIDGVKMTVADIVLGQKTTTAIMLDIRRTYPSLRFYTRYGRIMLRRILLAYAFFDPEVGYVQGLNFIVANLLWHSTEEQAFWSFLSMMYMYDCRCMFLQGLPGVFKRCDIIEKCMQDHVPKLTEHLRNVGVHIPMIASDWLMTLCANSIPIKPLARLWDSFFAEGWIVIFRFVLCRLKQFEPYLLTINDVADIMKVIKYGHAQKAESWNFIELIPGFGQTLENKGVKLVEDAYYSNCENLTNDPNKNSNDKDWMDIVMASMKFDVSVELIDKLELQSNEDVYYECANSHKLFPNEEIDCKSEGLVSRSSSDNEESSMMLYRDAQPSEDNSPLPPHIANDKSAYDTLRAHNLGDVAEKLQSLAETIRKQLADIGIANPYMLHLKALRDE from the exons ATGAACAAAATGGTTCATATGACTGAACTGTGCTGTAACGGAAGCGAGGCTGGAAATAAGTCATCCAGTACTTCTGCAGATAACCAAAATCGGGATACGGACACATCGCAACAAGATGAATCGAGCTCtatattttccatttttgatatatttgggTTTGGTAAAAAACCCTTGGTGGCACACCCAGCTACATACAACATGGTACCTACTATGCCACAATGCCATTGCGCACGTATCAAGTTAAAACCCGTTACGGTCACTACTCCACCAACTAACAAGGGTGAATCGCAGAGTGTAGTAAAACGTGTAAAGGTCGAAAAATGTGCTAGATTCAATTATTGGTGGCTGAAGTGTTGCCAGTCAGCCATGTTGAGGAAACCAGGTGTATATTGGAATCTAGTGGAATATCTCGATGAAAAAGTAACCATAGATGGTGTTAAAATGACAGTGGCTGATATAGTACTAGGACAGAAAACAACAACAGCTATCATGCTGGACATTCGAAGAACATACCCATCGCTTAGGTTCTATACCAGATATGGTAGGATAATGTTGAGAAGGATACTCTTGGCATATGCCTTCTTTGATCCAGAAGTAGGATATGTGCAAGGACTAAACTTTATAGTAGCCAATCTGTTATGGCACAGCACAGAAGAACAGGCTTTCTGGTCGTTTTTGTCAATGATGTACATGTACGACTGCAGGTGCATGTTTCTCCAGGGTCTGCCTGGAGTGTTTAAAAGATGCGACATCATTGAAAAGTGTATGCAAGACCACGTTCCCAAATTAACGGAACACCTGAGAAACGTCGGGGTCCATATACCAATGATCGCATCAGACTGGTTAATGACACTGTGCGCCAACTCAATCCCAATTAAACCCTTG GCACGATTGTGGGACTCGTTTTTCGCCGAGGGATGGATTGTTATTTTCAGATTTGTTCTATGTAGATTAAAGCAATTCGAACCATATCTACTCACTATAAACGATGTGGCAGATATTATGAAAGTCATAAAATATGGACACGCACAAAAGGCAGAAAGCTGGAATTTTATAGAGCTAATACCAG GCTTCGGGCAAACATTGGAGAACAAGGGGGTGAAATTAGTGGAGGATGCATACTATTCAAATTGTGAAAACCTTACAAACGATCCCAATAAGAACAGCAATGACAAAGATTGGATGGATATTGTAATGGCCTCAATGAAATTCGATGTTTCGGTAGAGCTGATCGATAAACTGGAGTTGCAATCTAACGAGGACGTATACTATGAATGTGCAAATTCACACAAACTGTTCCCAAATGAGGAAATAGATTGCAAAAGTGAAGGTTTGGTATCTAGGTCCAGTTCTGATAATGAAGAAAGTAGTATGATGTTATACAGAGATGCACAACCATCGGAAGATAACAGCCCATTACCTCCACATATCGCTAATGATAAATCAGCATACGACACCTTGCGCGCTCACAATCTTGGTGATGTAGCTGAAAAGCTGCAGAGTCTTGCAGAAACTATCCGGAAACAACTTGCGGATATCGGTATTGCCAACccttatatgttacatctCAAGGCACTCAGAGATGAGTGA
- a CDS encoding UMP-CMP kinase family protein has translation MASIRQKIITVAGPPGSGKSTMSERMVRAFGFKHISAGECLREEMANPNSKNQQLIRSYIDAGKVIPVEITIELLLKKMESYGWGREIVIIDGFPRNADNVKGWALRMAHNTELVHMLSFDCPMEVCRERIIARINECARTDNATAAIENRMKVYYDDTMPIIHSLIMAGKCTVLNAAGTKEAVWDEIVKVLANLGFHRVGDNS, from the exons ATGGCATCCATTAGACAAAAGATC ATAACTGTTGCCGGTCCTCCTGGCTCCGGAAAAAGTACGATGTCGGAGCGTATGGTACGCGCTTTTGGTTTTAAACACATATCAGCTGGAGAGTGCCTTCGTGAAGAAATGGCAAACCCCAACTCTAAGAACCAACAGCTAATCCGTAGTTACATTGACGCCGGCAAGGTGATACCGGTTGAGATAACAATAGAGCTTTTGTTGAAGAAGATGGAGTCATATGGTTGGGGTCGTGAGATTGTGATAATTGATGGTTTCCCTCGCAACGCGGATAACGTTAAAGGTTGGGCGTTGCGCATGGCGCATAACACTGAGTTAGTTCACATGTTATCTTTTGACTGTCCCATGGAAGTCTGTCGTGAGCGCATTATTGCTCGCATCAATGAATGCGCACGCACGGACAATGCGACCGCTGCAATTGAAAATCGCATGAAGGTATACTACGATGACACTATGCCTATTATTCATTCGTTGATTATGGCGGGCAAATGCACGGTGTTGAACGCTGCTGGCACAAAGGAAGCCGTTTGGGACGAAATAGTGAAAGTACTGGCCAACTTGGGCTTCCATCGTGTGGGTGATAACTCGTGA